One window of the Bernardetia sp. genome contains the following:
- a CDS encoding Dps family protein, which produces METAMIELNRIALDKEKSSKTADHLNEILCNYQIFYQNLRGFHWNLMGKNFFTLHVKFEELYNEAQLNIDEIAERILTLGHTPLHTYEDYLNKSSVKVHKNVSDEVESVKAIIQGYATLIQKERETLPVAGDAEDEGTTDMLAGFIKVQEKTVWMLSAWLGNKHN; this is translated from the coding sequence ATGGAAACAGCTATGATTGAGCTAAACCGAATCGCATTAGATAAAGAAAAATCAAGCAAAACTGCCGACCATCTCAACGAGATTCTTTGTAACTATCAAATTTTTTATCAAAACCTAAGAGGTTTTCATTGGAATCTGATGGGAAAGAACTTTTTTACACTTCATGTGAAATTTGAAGAGCTTTATAATGAAGCACAACTGAATATCGATGAAATTGCAGAGCGTATCCTTACTTTAGGACATACTCCACTTCATACGTACGAAGATTATTTGAATAAATCATCTGTAAAAGTACACAAAAATGTTAGTGATGAAGTAGAATCTGTAAAGGCTATTATTCAAGGTTACGCAACCCTTATACAAAAAGAAAGAGAAACACTCCCAGTAGCTGGCGATGCAGAAGACGAGGGAACAACAGATATGTTGGCTGGTTTTATTAAAGTACAAGAAAAAACAGTTTGGATGCTTTCAGCTTGGTTAGGCAATAAACATAACTAA
- the rfbC gene encoding dTDP-4-dehydrorhamnose 3,5-epimerase → MYTKTDLDGVWVFEPRLFEDHRGYFFESFNLNDFEKNTGLKPTFVQDNQSGSTKGVMRGLHFQKSPHGQSKLVRVIVGEVQDVIVDLRKDSPTYGKHFSIILSGTNKKQLFIPRGFAHGFLVLSDYAEFFYKCDAFYEPKADTGMYFNDPKIGIEWQMDLNKIILSEKDKNLPLFEDTKY, encoded by the coding sequence ATGTACACTAAAACAGATTTGGATGGGGTTTGGGTATTCGAACCACGCCTTTTTGAAGACCATAGAGGATATTTTTTTGAGAGCTTTAATCTCAATGATTTTGAAAAGAACACAGGACTAAAACCTACTTTTGTACAAGACAACCAGTCGGGTTCTACAAAAGGTGTAATGAGAGGATTACATTTTCAAAAATCGCCTCACGGACAGTCTAAATTAGTACGAGTAATTGTGGGAGAAGTACAAGATGTGATTGTAGATTTAAGAAAAGATTCACCCACTTATGGAAAGCATTTTAGTATTATTCTTTCTGGAACAAACAAAAAACAGCTTTTCATTCCTAGAGGCTTTGCACACGGTTTTTTAGTATTGAGTGATTATGCTGAGTTTTTCTACAAATGTGATGCCTTCTATGAGCCAAAAGCTGACACTGGAATGTACTTCAACGACCCCAAAATTGGTATAGAATGGCAAATGGATTTGAATAAAATTATTCTTTCAGAAAAAGATAAAAATTTGCCTTTATTTGAAGATACTAAGTATTAA
- a CDS encoding M48 family metallopeptidase, translating into MTTQKTVLHQISSRAWEHPADRAALATLKSVPGLEKLLNLFLGATSERSLRLIYLASAVRVSEKQFNRVKLLFDEVCKTFDVEKRPEVYVSQSAILNASAIGLDNPFIVLNSSLVERLDDEELTEVLGHELGHIMSGHMLYRTLYFILEKISRSFVQLPIPNWIFSGVYLALQEWSRKSELSADRAGLLATQNPDVSLRVAMKLAGGNFEQMDVAAFLEQAEEYNNTDNTGDVLFKFFNIIGKSHPFASTRALEIVNWVRSGDYDATLQGTYPRRTDAEKNTSVWQDVKEASESYAKDFKEATEITRNSTQAEIFNEEFRKKAQNVSEKMDETTRKAKDFFDDFFKSRNS; encoded by the coding sequence ATGACAACTCAGAAAACAGTTTTACATCAAATCTCTTCTCGTGCTTGGGAACACCCTGCCGACCGTGCTGCACTTGCTACCCTTAAAAGTGTACCTGGTTTAGAGAAACTCTTAAATTTATTTCTTGGAGCTACATCAGAACGTTCGCTTCGTCTCATTTACTTGGCTTCTGCAGTGCGTGTTTCAGAGAAGCAATTTAATAGAGTAAAGCTACTTTTTGATGAGGTTTGCAAGACATTTGATGTAGAGAAAAGACCAGAAGTATATGTTTCTCAGAGTGCTATTTTAAATGCTTCTGCTATTGGATTAGATAACCCATTTATTGTTCTTAATTCCAGTTTGGTTGAGCGATTAGATGACGAAGAACTAACGGAAGTTTTAGGACATGAACTAGGACATATTATGAGTGGGCATATGCTTTATAGAACACTTTATTTTATTCTAGAGAAAATATCAAGGTCATTTGTTCAACTGCCTATTCCAAATTGGATTTTTTCTGGTGTATATCTTGCCTTACAAGAGTGGAGTAGAAAAAGTGAACTTAGCGCAGACCGTGCAGGACTTTTAGCGACTCAAAATCCTGATGTTTCGCTTCGTGTAGCAATGAAACTAGCAGGAGGTAATTTTGAGCAGATGGATGTAGCTGCTTTCTTGGAGCAAGCTGAGGAGTATAATAATACAGATAATACAGGAGATGTTTTATTTAAGTTTTTTAATATCATAGGAAAATCTCATCCTTTTGCTTCTACTCGTGCGCTAGAAATCGTAAACTGGGTGCGTTCTGGTGATTATGATGCTACTCTTCAAGGAACATATCCTAGAAGGACAGATGCTGAGAAAAATACTTCGGTGTGGCAAGATGTGAAGGAGGCTTCTGAAAGCTATGCCAAGGATTTTAAGGAAGCCACAGAAATTACAAGAAATTCTACACAAGCTGAAATATTTAATGAGGAGTTTAGAAAGAAGGCTCAAAACGTATCTGAAAAAATGGATGAGACAACAAGAAAAGCAAAAGATTTTTTTGATGATTTCTTTAAAAGTAGAAATTCTTAG